The region GATGGTGCCGGGGCCGACCGTCAGGGGGATGGTCAGCGGCACGATCGTCACGTCTTGCTGCACGTTGTCGGTCTGTACCGCGGACTTGCCTTGGGCCATGCCCAGCGCCGAGATGAACAGCACACTGCCGGCGCCAATGCGGAACGCATCCACTGTGATCCCGAACACACTGAAAATCACTCGCCCGAACAGGTACAGCAAAACGCTGGACACCAGCGTCGCGACGGCCACTTTCCAGGCCAGACGGCGTTGTTCCTTGCGCGAGTAGCCACGGGTCAGGCTGATGAAACAGGACAACACGAAGAACGGGCTGTAGAGCACCAGCATCTTCAGGTAAACGCTGAACAACACGTGGAGCATGGTCGGAGCCCGCAGCGATGGAAGTGGCTGGGAGTCTATCAGGCGCCGGGTCGTCTGTCGGCTTGGCAAGCCCGATTGGATTTCCATCATGCAACCTCGCTTGTTGATTAACGTTAACGGGTATTTCTAATGATTGGTGAGGTTGTTAGTTGTTATTTTTGGGGTTTTTATTAGTTGTTTGTTTTAAATAAAATGAAGTTACAGGTGCGAGCTTGTTAAGTGTTTGTTGGTTGGGTAGTTTGTTTTGTGAGTCCGGGATGGACTCTAATTTAAATAAGGGAATATTATGAATATCGAATCCAATGCCGTTGTAACCCTGGTTGATCGTCTTGAGCGACTGAGCGCTTATGATGTCGCTGTTGATGAGGTTTTTATTGCGCCACGTGGTCTTGCATTTAATGCACCTCGACTGGTGGCGGAAGTGCAAGCACCTACACGTGCTTCTATTGTAGGTGATGCGATTCTGGCTTTTGTTTCGGGCATGAGTCCGCAGAATCAGGCCGATGTTCAACACGCTTATCTGTTTGCTTCGCTAGTGGCGAATAAAAAATATCCGCGTGATGAGCAGAGTAAAAAGTGGTATCAGCAGTTTCTTCAAGTGATGCAGGATTGCGGCTGGAACATCCTGA is a window of Pseudomonas sp. 10S4 DNA encoding:
- a CDS encoding MarC family protein encodes the protein MLHVLFSVYLKMLVLYSPFFVLSCFISLTRGYSRKEQRRLAWKVAVATLVSSVLLYLFGRVIFSVFGITVDAFRIGAGSVLFISALGMAQGKSAVQTDNVQQDVTIVPLTIPLTVGPGTIGALLVMGVSQPHWDDKLTAILSIALASFTVGVVLYLSNRIERILGDQGLQIVSRLMGLFVCALAAQIIFTGVKGYLVP